A portion of the Haliaeetus albicilla chromosome 5, bHalAlb1.1, whole genome shotgun sequence genome contains these proteins:
- the FOS gene encoding protein c-Fos yields MMYQGFAGEYEAPSSRCSSASPAGDSITYYPSPADSFSSMGSPVNPQDFCTDLAVSSASFVPTVTAISTSPSLQWLVQPTLISSVAPSQSCGHPYGVSAPAPAAYSRPAVLKAPGGRGQSIGRRGKVEQLSPEEEEKRRIRRERNKMAAAKCRNRRRELTDTLQAETDQLEEEKSALQAEIANLLKEKEKLEFILAAHRPACKMPEELRFSDELVAATALDLGSPSPAVAEEAAFTLPLMAEAPPAVPPKETGGSGLELKAEPFDELLFSTGPREASRSVPDMDLPGASSFYASDWESLGTGTSGELEPLCTPVVTCTPCPSTYTSTFVFTYPEADAFPSCAAAHRKGSSSNEPSSDSLSSPTLLAL; encoded by the exons ATGATGTACCAGGGCTTCGCCGGAGAGTACGAGGCGCCCTCCTCCCGCTGCAGCAGCGCTTCCCCGGCCGGGGACAGCATCACCTACTACCCCTCGCCGGCGGActccttctccagcatgggctcgCCCGTCAACCCGCAG GACTTCTGCACCGACCTGGCCGTCTCCAGCGCCAGCTTCGTGCCCACGGTGACGGCCAtctccaccagccccagcctgcagtGGCTGGTGCAGCCCACCCTCATCTCTTCGGTGGCCCCCTCCCAGAGCTGCGGGCACCCCTACGGCGTGTCggcgcccgcccccgccgcctaCTCCCGCCCCGCAGTGCTGAAGGCGCCGGGCGGCCGCGGGCAGAGCATCGGTCGCAGGGGCAAAGTCGAGCAG CTGTCccccgaggaggaggagaagagaaggatccGCCGGGAAAGGAACAAGATGGCAGCGGCCAAGTGCCGCAACCGGCGGCGGGAGCTCACCGACACGCTGCAGGCG GAGACCGaccagctggaggaggagaagtcTGCGCTGCAGGCAGAGATCGCGAacctgctgaaggagaaggagaagctggAGTTCATCCTGGCGGCCCACCGGCCCGCCTGCAAGATGCCTGAGGAGCTGCGCTTCTCTGATGAGCTGGTGGCCGCCACCGCGCTGGacctgggcagccccagccccgccgtgGCCGAGGAGGCCGCCTTCACCCTGCCGCTGATGGCTGAGGCGCCACCGGCCGTACCACCCAAGGAGACCGGTGGCAGCGGGCTGGAGCTCAAGGCTGAGCCCTTCGACGAGCTGCTCTTCTCCACGGGGCCGCGGGAGGCCTCCCGCTCCGTGCCTGACATGGACCTGCCCGGGGCCTCCTCCTTCTATGCGTCGGACTGGGAGTCGCTGGGCACCGGGACCAGCGGTGAGCTGGAGCCCCTCTGCACCCCCGTGGTGACCTGCACCCCGTGCCCCAGCACCTACACCTCCACCTTCGTCTTCACCTACCCCGAGGCGGACGCCTTCCCCAGCTGCGCTGCCGCACACCggaagggcagcagcagcaatgagcCCTCGTCCGACTCCCTCAGCTCCCCTACCCTCCTGGCCTTGTGA